The Chryseolinea soli genome contains a region encoding:
- the mnmE gene encoding tRNA uridine-5-carboxymethylaminomethyl(34) synthesis GTPase MnmE encodes MSVHTEDTIVALATAPGIAAISVIRLSGKEAIGITQKCFKGKDLLSQATHTLHFGTLHDNGRTIDEVLVALFREPNSFTKENAVEISCHGSPFIVKEIIKTLLKNGARLAEPGEFTKRAFFHGRFDLAQAEAVADLIHAETDNARQAALNQMRGGFSKEIDRLREELIHFASLIELELDFGEEDVEFAQRDDLRNLITRIRSVLRALIDSFDQGNVIKNGVPTVIAGKPNAGKSTLLNTLLNEERAIVSDIPGTTRDAIEDEIVLGGINFRFIDTAGLRETSDVIEAIGVERTRDRMKKASLIIYLFDLANTTLEEIDTQRRELAALGIPHINVGNKLDKADPLLLEKLKTEDFTFISAAAHTNVGVLKEKLLAKVQVREVKTGDVMVTNLRHYQNLLQTYDSLGRVLDGMSQGVTGDFLAMDIRQSLHYLGEITGAITTDDLLDNIFSKFCIGK; translated from the coding sequence ATGTCCGTGCACACCGAAGATACCATTGTAGCGTTGGCCACTGCTCCCGGCATTGCTGCCATTTCCGTGATCCGTTTGTCGGGGAAGGAGGCCATTGGCATTACTCAGAAATGTTTTAAGGGGAAAGACCTGCTTTCACAGGCCACCCATACCCTGCACTTTGGGACGTTGCACGACAATGGCAGGACTATTGACGAAGTGTTGGTGGCTTTGTTCCGCGAGCCAAATTCGTTTACCAAGGAGAATGCGGTGGAGATCTCGTGTCATGGATCGCCGTTCATCGTAAAAGAGATCATCAAAACGTTGCTGAAAAATGGAGCGCGTCTCGCCGAACCCGGTGAGTTTACAAAACGTGCATTCTTTCATGGTCGTTTCGATCTGGCACAAGCCGAAGCCGTTGCAGACCTGATCCATGCCGAAACGGATAACGCCCGCCAGGCGGCTCTCAACCAGATGCGCGGCGGGTTTTCGAAGGAGATTGACCGGCTTCGGGAGGAGCTGATTCATTTTGCTTCGCTCATTGAACTCGAGTTGGATTTTGGGGAGGAAGATGTGGAGTTTGCACAGCGCGATGATCTGAGAAATTTGATCACGCGCATCCGGTCCGTTTTGCGCGCCTTGATCGATTCGTTTGACCAGGGGAATGTGATCAAGAATGGCGTGCCCACGGTGATTGCCGGAAAACCAAATGCCGGCAAATCCACGTTGCTCAATACGTTGTTGAATGAAGAGAGAGCCATTGTGTCGGACATTCCCGGTACCACACGCGACGCCATTGAAGATGAGATCGTTTTGGGCGGTATCAACTTTCGTTTTATTGATACAGCCGGACTGCGCGAAACCAGCGACGTGATCGAGGCCATTGGCGTGGAACGTACGCGCGACCGGATGAAGAAGGCTTCGCTGATCATTTATCTCTTTGATCTTGCCAACACCACGCTAGAGGAAATCGATACGCAGCGCCGGGAGTTGGCTGCGCTGGGTATTCCGCACATCAACGTGGGCAACAAGTTGGATAAGGCTGATCCCCTATTGCTGGAAAAACTGAAGACGGAAGATTTTACATTCATCTCAGCAGCCGCACACACGAACGTGGGCGTGCTCAAGGAAAAGTTGTTGGCGAAAGTGCAGGTGCGGGAAGTGAAGACGGGAGATGTGATGGTGACCAACCTGCGGCATTATCAGAATCTGTTGCAGACGTATGACTCGCTGGGGCGTGTGCTGGATGGGATGAGCCAAGGGGTTACGGGGGATTTTTTGGCGATGGATATCCGGCAGTCGTTGCATTACCTGGGTGAGATCACGGGGGCGATTACGACGGATGATTTGTTGGATAATATTTTCAGTAAGTTTTGTATCGGAAAATGA
- a CDS encoding Nramp family divalent metal transporter: METDTIQRKSLSEVHASVDTQRKGWRKMLAFMGPAYLVSVGYMDPGNWATDIAGGSKFGYSLLWVLLMSNMMALLLQSLSARLGIVRQLDLAQASRTAYSRPVNFSLWILAEIAIAACDLAEVLGMAIGLQLLFGLPLIWGVSLTVLDTLLLLVLQSYGMRRIETFIIALVAIIGGAFLVEMILAKPPVAELARGFVPSLPNEQALYIAIGIIGATVMPHNLYLHSSLVQTRRYNTSEKGIWSAIKYNFIDSAVALNAAFFVNAAILVLAAATFFKAGLNDVEQIQDAYKFLAPLLGTKWASLLFGIALVAAGQSSTITGTLAGQIVMEGYLNLRIAPWLRRLITRLIAIVPALLVIIIYGEAETGALLIFSQVILSLQLGFAIIPLIHFNSDKSKMGVFVIKPWLKVAAWVIAAVIVGLNVKLVIQEITGWLVMAGDSAWIIWITAVPVCVAAAGLLLYITLKPLIERRAAERDARGPHGQAVTLDVNHDLVYNRIAITLDFSDIDSLTIRSALAQGGKNARYVLLHVVETAGAMVYGADIADHESYTDAASLENYRTQLLERGYSVEVKVGYGNPRRCIPEMVTEFQADLLVMGAHGHKFFKDLVFGTTVDTVRHRVHIPVLIVRA, encoded by the coding sequence AAAATCACTCAGCGAAGTCCACGCCTCCGTGGACACACAACGGAAAGGCTGGCGCAAGATGCTGGCCTTTATGGGGCCGGCCTACCTGGTAAGCGTGGGTTATATGGATCCGGGCAACTGGGCCACCGATATTGCCGGTGGAAGCAAGTTTGGCTACTCGCTGCTTTGGGTGTTGCTGATGTCCAACATGATGGCGCTGCTCCTCCAAAGCCTGAGCGCCCGTCTGGGCATCGTGCGCCAACTGGACCTGGCACAGGCCTCGCGGACGGCGTATAGCCGGCCCGTAAACTTTTCATTGTGGATCCTGGCCGAAATTGCCATCGCCGCCTGCGACCTGGCGGAAGTGTTGGGGATGGCCATCGGCCTTCAACTCCTCTTCGGGTTGCCCCTGATCTGGGGGGTGAGCTTGACCGTGCTGGACACGCTGCTCCTGCTGGTGCTGCAAAGCTATGGCATGCGCCGCATCGAAACGTTTATCATTGCCCTGGTCGCCATCATCGGCGGTGCCTTCCTGGTGGAGATGATCCTGGCCAAACCGCCCGTGGCAGAGCTGGCGCGCGGTTTTGTGCCTTCGCTGCCGAACGAGCAGGCGCTTTATATCGCCATTGGCATTATCGGCGCCACGGTGATGCCGCACAACCTATACCTGCATTCATCGCTCGTGCAAACCCGGCGCTATAACACCAGCGAGAAAGGGATTTGGTCGGCCATTAAATATAACTTCATCGATTCGGCCGTAGCCTTGAATGCGGCGTTCTTTGTGAACGCTGCCATTCTTGTTTTGGCGGCCGCCACATTCTTTAAAGCGGGCTTGAACGATGTAGAGCAAATACAGGACGCCTACAAATTTCTCGCGCCCCTGCTGGGCACGAAATGGGCTTCCCTCCTATTTGGTATTGCGCTTGTGGCCGCAGGACAAAGCTCCACGATCACGGGCACACTGGCCGGACAGATCGTGATGGAAGGCTATCTTAACCTGCGCATCGCCCCCTGGCTGCGACGGCTCATCACGCGGTTGATCGCTATCGTCCCTGCCCTGCTCGTCATCATCATTTACGGCGAAGCGGAAACCGGGGCGTTGCTCATTTTCAGCCAGGTGATCCTGAGCTTGCAACTGGGCTTTGCCATCATCCCGCTCATCCATTTCAACAGCGATAAAAGCAAGATGGGCGTCTTCGTGATCAAGCCCTGGCTGAAAGTGGCCGCGTGGGTCATCGCCGCCGTCATTGTGGGATTGAACGTGAAGCTCGTCATCCAGGAAATTACGGGCTGGCTGGTCATGGCCGGCGACTCGGCGTGGATCATCTGGATCACGGCCGTGCCGGTTTGCGTGGCCGCTGCCGGTTTGCTCCTCTACATCACCCTGAAGCCTCTTATCGAACGGCGCGCCGCCGAACGCGATGCCCGCGGACCGCATGGCCAAGCCGTTACGCTGGATGTGAACCACGACCTGGTCTACAACCGCATTGCCATCACCCTTGACTTCAGCGACATCGACAGCCTGACCATCCGCAGTGCGCTGGCCCAGGGCGGCAAAAACGCGCGCTATGTGTTGCTGCACGTGGTGGAAACCGCCGGCGCCATGGTCTACGGCGCTGACATTGCCGACCATGAGTCGTATACCGATGCCGCCTCGCTGGAAAATTACCGGACACAACTGTTGGAGCGAGGCTACAGCGTAGAGGTCAAAGTGGGCTATGGAAACCCGCGCCGCTGCATCCCGGAAATGGTGACAGAGTTCCAGGCCGACCTGCTGGTGATGGGTGCCCACGGTCACAAGTTCTTCAAGGACCTGGTGTTTGGCACCACGGTGGATACGGTGCGGCACCGGGTGCATATTCCCGTGCTGATCGTGCGGGCCTGA
- a CDS encoding GNAT family N-acetyltransferase, which yields MLEMRPAIFDDYPAIANLHTISWQQHYRGIFSKYFLNNQVERNRWVLWHRRMSVPLENQRVTVAIHDHALVGFACLFLDDDPVFGSLLDNLHVAASHHGLGIGRSLIETCARQLLSSNTSKLYLWVFEKNEKAKSFYERLGGIHVENIETKLEDGSSAVSCRYVWHDVSNLIR from the coding sequence ATGCTCGAAATGAGACCGGCTATCTTCGATGATTATCCTGCTATTGCTAACCTTCATACCATCAGTTGGCAGCAGCACTATCGTGGAATTTTTTCGAAATATTTTTTGAATAACCAAGTCGAGCGGAATCGATGGGTGCTATGGCATCGACGGATGAGCGTTCCGCTTGAAAATCAACGCGTCACGGTCGCTATACACGACCATGCGCTCGTAGGTTTTGCTTGCTTATTTTTAGACGACGATCCGGTTTTTGGATCTTTGCTCGACAACCTGCACGTCGCCGCTTCCCATCATGGTTTAGGTATTGGTAGATCGTTGATCGAAACATGCGCCCGTCAACTATTGAGCAGCAACACATCGAAATTGTATCTCTGGGTCTTTGAGAAAAATGAAAAGGCGAAATCTTTTTATGAACGACTAGGCGGTATTCATGTAGAAAATATTGAAACAAAGCTTGAAGACGGTTCTAGTGCCGTTTCCTGCCGGTATGTGTGGCATGATGTCTCAAATTTGATTCGTTAA
- a CDS encoding WD40/YVTN/BNR-like repeat-containing protein — MKTYSFIFFAFFLLALNQASEFRPSDSVVRVKQNSTVIKSVTSKMVFKSVDGGRTWQDITEGLPDNSGQKGFMIGGGFATNDGFFLRAGDGLFFNKRNSAVPNWSKEIFFSGNRVGIFPSETGVLAFNYNDGQVLQMINGKKDWLPIHRNFLPKDVLTVFEADNGIVFIGTNTGLFKPVDGGKSWKQVFSASKGVRKLAESGGVLMGVTQKGIIRSTDNGDHWNLVTSEGEHGMDIQRINGGFAAITESTERRYRVRTSHDDGITWQSIDEGLPAYVFNIVQIGENLFCSHQNGISGSSDHGKTWKLLLPSNDHKILNLSVSGNVIYAMRNVGGC; from the coding sequence ATGAAGACATACAGCTTTATTTTTTTCGCATTCTTTCTCCTAGCATTAAATCAGGCATCCGAATTTAGGCCATCAGATTCAGTCGTTCGTGTCAAACAGAATTCTACTGTCATTAAGTCGGTGACTTCAAAAATGGTTTTCAAATCGGTTGATGGCGGACGGACATGGCAAGACATTACCGAAGGACTTCCCGACAATTCGGGTCAAAAAGGCTTCATGATCGGTGGAGGCTTTGCTACTAACGATGGCTTCTTTTTGCGCGCTGGAGATGGGTTATTCTTCAACAAACGAAATTCCGCAGTTCCTAATTGGAGTAAAGAGATTTTTTTTTCCGGCAATCGAGTCGGCATATTCCCTAGCGAGACGGGAGTGTTGGCATTCAATTATAATGATGGGCAAGTTTTGCAGATGATTAACGGAAAAAAAGATTGGTTGCCGATACATCGGAATTTCCTGCCTAAAGACGTCCTTACGGTTTTTGAAGCTGACAATGGCATAGTTTTCATCGGAACAAATACCGGCTTGTTTAAACCCGTCGACGGTGGGAAATCTTGGAAGCAGGTCTTTTCTGCATCCAAGGGGGTCAGGAAATTGGCAGAATCAGGTGGTGTACTCATGGGGGTAACTCAGAAAGGCATAATACGGTCTACGGATAATGGCGACCACTGGAACTTGGTGACCAGTGAAGGTGAACACGGCATGGATATACAGCGAATCAACGGTGGGTTTGCCGCTATAACAGAGTCTACGGAAAGAAGATATCGGGTACGAACATCGCATGACGACGGAATTACCTGGCAATCTATTGATGAAGGACTTCCTGCTTACGTTTTTAATATTGTGCAGATTGGTGAAAATTTATTTTGCAGCCACCAGAACGGCATCTCTGGTTCATCGGACCATGGAAAGACATGGAAGCTCTTGCTTCCTTCAAATGACCATAAAATTCTCAACTTATCAGTTTCTGGCAATGTGATTTATGCGATGCGTAATGTCGGTGGGTGCTAA